A window of the Lactuca sativa cultivar Salinas chromosome 5, Lsat_Salinas_v11, whole genome shotgun sequence genome harbors these coding sequences:
- the LOC111912556 gene encoding receptor-like serine/threonine-protein kinase ALE2 isoform X1, producing the protein MLAILVLLFSFHLLPFDSTAATYARLMSMRDPPNTHHPKPFFEPSIVPASSPTIQGLVSGPTGSSLPPHHHHRHHPHGGHHHPHGIRTHAVSPSPSSGPDDYAGCGLTCLEPLTSTPIGSPCGCVLPMKVRLLLQVSVYAVFPVVNELEIEIASGMYLTQSQVVITGASADSENQGQSVIDVNLVPLGQRFDNVTAAFTYERFWKKKLSLNKTLFGDYQVVYIIYPGLPTSPLQIEPSGGPGTQDFPITANFVRKSQTINRKTIFVIALSAAVLLIVCCAAICVIIKYRKLCNSSSAFTSSNNKTCGLGALLASNPTSSISVSVVSAMPTCVLSVKTFSLAELEKATEKFSSLRVLGEGGFGCVYLGIMEDGAQVAVKLLNRDINQNGDREFIAEVEMLSRLHHRNLVKLIGICIQGCARCLVYELVPNGSVESHLHGVDKQTGPLDWDARLKIALGAARGLAYLHEDSNPRVIHRDFKASNVLLEDDFTPKVSDFGLAREATEGSHHISTRVMGTFGYVAPEYAMTGHLLVKSDVYSYGVVLLELISGRKPVDMSQPPGEENLVTWARPLLTTQEGLLRLIDGNLAGTYDFNDMAKVAAIASMCVHPQVAQRPFMGEVVQALKLIYNDKDDTTTQRDSSASAVESEFKADRTVSDGSWWNAGGSTHLMYGNDSPILTMDYSSASGPFDEVENRLVFNGGLGNRSGPLRTVKKKPGFYNRLKGSMSEHGGGIGGKPFWSQGSI; encoded by the exons ATGCTCGCTATTCTGGTGCTGTTGTTTAGTTTCCATCTTCTCCCGTTCGATTCTACAGCTGCCACTTACG CGAGACTTATGTCAATGAGGGATCCACCAAATACACATCACCCGAAACCTTTTTTTGAGCCTTCGATTGTTCCTGCTTCTTCTCCAACAATTCAAG GTCTTGTTTCTGGTCCTACTGGTAGCAGCTTGCCGCCAcatcaccaccaccgccaccacccccATGGCGGCCATCATCATCCCCATGGGATAAGAACTCATGCAGTCTCCCCATCTCCATCCTCCGGACCAG atgATTATGCAGGTTGTGGCCTAACATGTTTGGAACCACTGACTTCGACTCCTATTGGTTCACCTTGTGGTTGTGTTTTACCAATGAAAGTGAGACTGCTTTTACAAGTGTCTGTGTATGCTGTCTTCCCTGTTGTGAACGAGCTAGAGATTGAGATTGCATCAGGCATGTACCTAACACAAAGCCAAGTGGTGATAACAGGTGCCAGTGCAGATAGTGAAAACCAAGGACAATCAGTCATTGATGTAAACTTGGTGCCATTGGGACAGCGATTCGATAACGTCACTGCTGCTTTCACATacgagagattttggaagaaaaaACTCTCATTGAATAAAACCCTTTTCGGAGATTATCAAGTGGTATATATTATTTATCCAG GGCTTCCTACTTCGCCATTACAGATCGAACCAAGTGGAGGTCCCGGGACGCAAGATTTCCCAATAACCGCAAATTTTGTTCGCAAAAGTCAGACAATAAACCGGAAAACCATTTTTGTAATTGCGTTGTCTGCAGCAGTGCTCTTGATTGTTTGCTGTGCTGCAATTTGTGTTATCATCAAGTACAGAAAGCTATGTAATTCATCCAGTGCTTTTACATCCTCAAATAACAAGACATGTG GACTTGGAGCATTGTTAGCAAGTAATCCAACAAGTTCCATATCAGTATCTGTTGTTTCCGCCATGCCTACTTGTGTTCTTTCCGTTAAGACGTTTTCATTAGCTGAGCTGGAAAAGGCAACCGAGAAATTCAGCTCATTAAGAGTTTTGGGTGAAGGTGGTTTTGGATGTGTTTATCTTGGGATCATGGAAGATGGAGCTCAGGTTGCTGTAAAATTGTTGAACAGAGATATTAACCAGAATGGAGATCGTGAGTTCATTGCAGAAGTTGAGATGTTAAGCCGTTTGCATCACCGTAATCTTGTTAAACTCATTGGTATATGCATTCAAGGATGCGCTCGCTGTTTGGTCTATGAGCTTGTTCCCAATGGCAGCGTTGAATCTCATTTGCATG GTGTGGATAAGCAAACGGGACCTCTTGATTGGGATGCGCGATTAAAGATCGCTCTGGGTGCAGCAAGAGGGTTGGCTTATCTTCATGAAGATTCTAACCCACGTGTCATCCACCGTGATTTCAAAGCCAGCAACGTTTTGCTAGAAGACGATTTTACCCCTAAGGTATCGGATTTCGGGTTAGCAAGGGAAGCTACAGAAGGGAGTCATCACATTTCAACCCGTGTCATGGGAACTTTCGG TTATGTGGCTCCCGAGTACGCGATGACGGGGCATCTACTAGTGAAAAGCGACGTGTACAGTTACGGGGTGGTGCTGCTGGAGCTTATTTCGGGAAGAAAACCGGTCGACATGTCACAACCTCCGGGTGAAGAAAACCTCGTCACGTGGGCCCGCCCACTTCTCACAACCCAAGAAGGTCTGCTCCGGTTAATCGACGGGAACTTAGCCGGGACCTACGACTTCAACGACATGGCAAAAGTGGCTGCAATCGCTTCCATGTGTGTGCACCCACAGGTGGCTCAACGACCTTTTATGGGCGAAGTCGTTCAAGCCCTAAAACTCATATACAACGACAAAGACGACACCACTACTCAACGAGACTCCTCTGCCTCCGCCGTCGAATCCGAATTCAAAGCCGACCGCACCGTTTCCGATGGCAGCTGGTGGAACGCCGGCGGTTCCACACATCTCATGTACGGTAACGATTCTCCCATATTAACGATGGATTATAGCTCCGCCTCCGGTCCATTTGACGAGGTTGAAAACCGGTTGGTTTTCAATGGCGGTCTTGGAAATAGGTCCGGCCCGCTAAGGACGGTTAAGAAGAAACCCGGGTTTTA
- the LOC111912556 gene encoding receptor-like serine/threonine-protein kinase ALE2 isoform X2 — translation MLAILVLLFSFHLLPFDSTAATYARLMSMRDPPNTHHPKPFFEPSIVPASSPTIQGLVSGPTGSSLPPHHHHRHHPHGGHHHPHGIRTHAVSPSPSSGPGCGLTCLEPLTSTPIGSPCGCVLPMKVRLLLQVSVYAVFPVVNELEIEIASGMYLTQSQVVITGASADSENQGQSVIDVNLVPLGQRFDNVTAAFTYERFWKKKLSLNKTLFGDYQVVYIIYPGLPTSPLQIEPSGGPGTQDFPITANFVRKSQTINRKTIFVIALSAAVLLIVCCAAICVIIKYRKLCNSSSAFTSSNNKTCGLGALLASNPTSSISVSVVSAMPTCVLSVKTFSLAELEKATEKFSSLRVLGEGGFGCVYLGIMEDGAQVAVKLLNRDINQNGDREFIAEVEMLSRLHHRNLVKLIGICIQGCARCLVYELVPNGSVESHLHGVDKQTGPLDWDARLKIALGAARGLAYLHEDSNPRVIHRDFKASNVLLEDDFTPKVSDFGLAREATEGSHHISTRVMGTFGYVAPEYAMTGHLLVKSDVYSYGVVLLELISGRKPVDMSQPPGEENLVTWARPLLTTQEGLLRLIDGNLAGTYDFNDMAKVAAIASMCVHPQVAQRPFMGEVVQALKLIYNDKDDTTTQRDSSASAVESEFKADRTVSDGSWWNAGGSTHLMYGNDSPILTMDYSSASGPFDEVENRLVFNGGLGNRSGPLRTVKKKPGFYNRLKGSMSEHGGGIGGKPFWSQGSI, via the exons ATGCTCGCTATTCTGGTGCTGTTGTTTAGTTTCCATCTTCTCCCGTTCGATTCTACAGCTGCCACTTACG CGAGACTTATGTCAATGAGGGATCCACCAAATACACATCACCCGAAACCTTTTTTTGAGCCTTCGATTGTTCCTGCTTCTTCTCCAACAATTCAAG GTCTTGTTTCTGGTCCTACTGGTAGCAGCTTGCCGCCAcatcaccaccaccgccaccacccccATGGCGGCCATCATCATCCCCATGGGATAAGAACTCATGCAGTCTCCCCATCTCCATCCTCCGGACCAG GTTGTGGCCTAACATGTTTGGAACCACTGACTTCGACTCCTATTGGTTCACCTTGTGGTTGTGTTTTACCAATGAAAGTGAGACTGCTTTTACAAGTGTCTGTGTATGCTGTCTTCCCTGTTGTGAACGAGCTAGAGATTGAGATTGCATCAGGCATGTACCTAACACAAAGCCAAGTGGTGATAACAGGTGCCAGTGCAGATAGTGAAAACCAAGGACAATCAGTCATTGATGTAAACTTGGTGCCATTGGGACAGCGATTCGATAACGTCACTGCTGCTTTCACATacgagagattttggaagaaaaaACTCTCATTGAATAAAACCCTTTTCGGAGATTATCAAGTGGTATATATTATTTATCCAG GGCTTCCTACTTCGCCATTACAGATCGAACCAAGTGGAGGTCCCGGGACGCAAGATTTCCCAATAACCGCAAATTTTGTTCGCAAAAGTCAGACAATAAACCGGAAAACCATTTTTGTAATTGCGTTGTCTGCAGCAGTGCTCTTGATTGTTTGCTGTGCTGCAATTTGTGTTATCATCAAGTACAGAAAGCTATGTAATTCATCCAGTGCTTTTACATCCTCAAATAACAAGACATGTG GACTTGGAGCATTGTTAGCAAGTAATCCAACAAGTTCCATATCAGTATCTGTTGTTTCCGCCATGCCTACTTGTGTTCTTTCCGTTAAGACGTTTTCATTAGCTGAGCTGGAAAAGGCAACCGAGAAATTCAGCTCATTAAGAGTTTTGGGTGAAGGTGGTTTTGGATGTGTTTATCTTGGGATCATGGAAGATGGAGCTCAGGTTGCTGTAAAATTGTTGAACAGAGATATTAACCAGAATGGAGATCGTGAGTTCATTGCAGAAGTTGAGATGTTAAGCCGTTTGCATCACCGTAATCTTGTTAAACTCATTGGTATATGCATTCAAGGATGCGCTCGCTGTTTGGTCTATGAGCTTGTTCCCAATGGCAGCGTTGAATCTCATTTGCATG GTGTGGATAAGCAAACGGGACCTCTTGATTGGGATGCGCGATTAAAGATCGCTCTGGGTGCAGCAAGAGGGTTGGCTTATCTTCATGAAGATTCTAACCCACGTGTCATCCACCGTGATTTCAAAGCCAGCAACGTTTTGCTAGAAGACGATTTTACCCCTAAGGTATCGGATTTCGGGTTAGCAAGGGAAGCTACAGAAGGGAGTCATCACATTTCAACCCGTGTCATGGGAACTTTCGG TTATGTGGCTCCCGAGTACGCGATGACGGGGCATCTACTAGTGAAAAGCGACGTGTACAGTTACGGGGTGGTGCTGCTGGAGCTTATTTCGGGAAGAAAACCGGTCGACATGTCACAACCTCCGGGTGAAGAAAACCTCGTCACGTGGGCCCGCCCACTTCTCACAACCCAAGAAGGTCTGCTCCGGTTAATCGACGGGAACTTAGCCGGGACCTACGACTTCAACGACATGGCAAAAGTGGCTGCAATCGCTTCCATGTGTGTGCACCCACAGGTGGCTCAACGACCTTTTATGGGCGAAGTCGTTCAAGCCCTAAAACTCATATACAACGACAAAGACGACACCACTACTCAACGAGACTCCTCTGCCTCCGCCGTCGAATCCGAATTCAAAGCCGACCGCACCGTTTCCGATGGCAGCTGGTGGAACGCCGGCGGTTCCACACATCTCATGTACGGTAACGATTCTCCCATATTAACGATGGATTATAGCTCCGCCTCCGGTCCATTTGACGAGGTTGAAAACCGGTTGGTTTTCAATGGCGGTCTTGGAAATAGGTCCGGCCCGCTAAGGACGGTTAAGAAGAAACCCGGGTTTTA